The following nucleotide sequence is from Pseudonocardia sp. C8.
TGGTCGGTGGCGATCAGGCACACGACGAACGTGCGATCGACCGGCGAGCTGGCGGGAGACACGCGTCCACTGCACCATGCCGGGCCGCCGCACCGCAACGGCCGGAGGATCGCCGGATCGTCACTGCAGCGCGAGGGTGCCGATCGCCAGCCGGGCCGCGTCACCGCCCTCCTCGAGCGCGGTCGCCAGCGCGGTGGGCACGTCCAGGTCGGTGAGGAGCGCGTCGCGCACCGCGTCGACGGCCGCGGACGAGCCGGGCTTGCGGCCGGCGGCGACGTAGAGCTCCTCCAGCCGCCCGCCCGCGGTGGCGACGTCCTCCGGCCGGTACTCCCACGGCTGCGACCACGGCCGGTCCAGCAGCAGCAGGCGCACCGCGGCGCCGGGTGCCGAGCCGAGCAGGTCCTGCACCAGGACGAGGTTGCCGGTCGACTTGGCCATCTTCGCCCCGTCGACCGAGACCACACCGGCCCGGAAGCCGCGCCGGGCGAACAGGCCGGCACCGGTGGCCGCCGCGGCCATGGCCGACTGGTAGGCGTGGTGCGGGAACTCCAGGTCGGCGCCGCCGGCGAGCACGTCGACGACCCCGCCGAGCGAGGCCAGCGCCATCGCCGCGCACTCGGCGTGCCATCCGGGCCGGCCCCGGCCCCACGGGCTGGGCCAGGCCGGCTGGCCGCCGTCGGACGGCTTCCACAGCGGGACGTCGAACGGGTCGTCGCGGCGCGGGTCGTCCGGCTCGTCGCCGTACTCGGCGGACCGGGCCAGCGCGGTGTCCCGGTCGAGCCCGGCCGCCGCGGGCACCCGGGCGCCCCGGAAGTAGACGGTGCCGTCGCGCTCGTAGGCGTCGCCGGTGACGAGCAGCGCGCCGGCCAGGGCGATCACGTGCCGGACGTGGTGGCGGGCGTGCGGCGTGTGGTCCGGGGCGCGCACCTGCAGGTCGGCCATCGTGCGGTCGAACCAGAACTCCTGGCGCAGGCCGAACTCGTCGTAGGCGACGTCGCGCTCGACGGCGGTGCGGGTCAGGACGTCGTCGACGTCGGTGACGTTCCGGGTCACCTCGGTCGCGGTGCCCGCCATCCGGATCACCCGGGTCAGCACGTCGGCCCAGACGAAGGTGGCCGCGTGCCCGAGGTGGGTCACGTCGTACGGGGTGATGCCGCAGACGTAGACCCGGGCCGGGGAGGTCAGCGGCAGCGGGCGGCCGGCGAGCACCAGCCCGGCCCCGGCGTCGAACGAGTCCATACCCGGATCGTGCCAGTCCCCGGGCGGACGGTTCAGCGGGTCGTCCAGGTGCAGCCGCCGGTGAACGTCACGGTCTCGCGGTCGACCAGCCGGGCAGCGGCCGGGCCGCGCACCGCGGCCCGGGAGACCTCCGCGCCGTCCGGGCCGGTGCGCAGGTACCCGCAGGTCCCGCCCGGCGGCGGGCCCTCGGTGGCCCAGACGCCGGGCAGCAGGCCGGGCCCGACCCGGTGCCGGCCGTCGCTGGCGTGGGACGCCGCGGTCGCGACGGCGGCGGACTGCAGGACGGCGGTCGCGTCGGCGGGTTCCCCGGACACGACGAAGGCACGCACCACGAGCAGCGGCACGACGGCCGCGAGGAACAGCCACGGCCACCACACGGTTCGCTTGCCCTCCGCGGCGCGCTCCGCGTAGTACCGCTCGTAGGGTCCGCTGACGCTCATCCACCCGCCCGTCCCGCTCGACTCGCTTGTCCATCGAGGCAATGGGACGCGCGTTACACCACGTGTCCGCCATGTGAGCGACCGCCGTTCGGCCGGACCGGGGCACCGCCGGGCGCGCCGCCGGTTACCCGCGAGTAGCGAATCGCCTAGGCTGGCGCCCGACAGGTTCGACCGCCACCGCCGTCCGCACCGGGAGCCCGGGAGATGAAGACCTTCACCGACCGCACCGCCGCGATCACCGGCGCCGGATCCGGCATCGGCCGGGCGCTCGCGCTGCGCCTGGCCGGCGAGGGGTGCCACCTCGCACTCGCCGACCGCGACGCCGCCGGACTCGCCGAGACCGCGGCGCTGGCCGGGCCGCAGATCCGGGTGACGACCAGCGAGCTCGACGTCGCCGACGAGAAGGCCGTGTTCGGCTGGGCCGACGAGGTCGTCGCCGACCACGGCGGGGTGCACCTCGTCGTCAACAACGCCGGCGTCGCCCTGTCCGGCACCGCGGGATCGCTGTCGCTGGACGACTACCGCTGGATCATGGACATCAACTTCTGGGGCGTGGTGTACGGGACCAAGGCGTTCCTGCCGCACCTCGAGGCCGCGGGCGAGGGCCACGTCGTCAACCTGTCCAGCATCTTCGGTGTCGCCGCCCAGCCGCTGATGAGCGGCTACAACGCGAGCAAGTACGCGGTCCGCGGCTTCACCGAGTCGCTGCGCCAGGACCTCGAGCTGACCGGGTCGGCCGTGTCGGCGACCTGCGTGCACCCGGGCGGCATCCGCACCAACATCGCGAAGTCGGCCCGGGTGCACGCCAGCGTCACCGCGGCCACCGGCAAGGCCACCGACGCCGCCACCGCCGAGTTCGAACGCATGCTGAACACGACGCCGGACCGGGCCGCCCGCACGATCCTCGACGGGGTGCGGCGCAACCAGCGCCGGGTCCTCATCGGACCGGACGCGTGGGTGATCGACTCGATGGTGCGGCTGCTCCCGGCGACCTACCAGCGGATCGTCACCGGGGTGGTCCGGTCGCGCCGGGGCTGAGCCGCCCGATGGACGCCGAGCGCCCGGTCACCGCGTTCGGACCGGACTTCCCGTTCCCGTTCGACGAGTGGGTCGCCCACCCGGCCGGGCTCGGCCGGGTCCCGGACGACCGGCTCGGGACCGAGGTCGCGATCGTCGGTGCGGGCGTGGCGGGGCTCGTCGCGGCCTACGAGCTGATGCGGCTGGGCCTGCGGCCGGTGGTCTACGAGTCGTCGCAGTTCGGCGGGCGGCTGCGCTCGCAGCCGTTCGAGGGCGCCGACGGGATCGTCGCCGAGCTGGGCGGCATGCGGTTCCCGCGCTCGTCCACGACGTTCCACCACTACGTGGACCTGCTCGGGCTGCGCACCGAGCCGTTCCCCAACCCGCTCACGCCGGCCGCCGGCAGCACGGTGATCGACCTGCACGGCGAGACGTACTACGGCCGCACCCTGGCCGACCTGCCGCAGTTCTTCACCGAGGTCGCCGACGCGTGGACCTCCGCGCTGGCCGAGCGCGCCTCGTTCGGACCGCTGCAACGGGCGATCCGGGAGCGGGACGCGGCCACCGTCAAGCGGCTGTGGGACGCGCTGGTGCCGCGCTGGGACGACCGGACGTTCTACGACTTCGTGTCGACGTCGACGGCGTTCTCCGACCTGTCGTTCCGGCACCGGGAGGCGTTCGGGCAGGTCGGGTTCGGCACCGGAGGGTGGGACTCGGACTTCCCGAACTCGATGCTGGAGATCCTGCGGGTCGTGCTGACCGGGTGCGACGAGGACCAGCTGCTCGTCGTCGGCGGGGTGGAGCAGCTCCCGCAGGGGCTGTGGCGGCGCAGCCCGGACGGCCTCGCGCACTGGCCGGCCGGGACGAGCCTGTCGTCGCTGCATGGGGGCGCGACCCGCCCGGGTGTGGCCCGGATCCAGCGGGTGGCCCCGGGGACGATCCGGGTCACCGACGTGTACGGCGTCGCCCGCGACTACGGCTGCGTGCTCACCACCTGCCAGAGCTGGCTGCTGTCCACCCAGATCGACACCGACGAGTCGCTGTTCAGCCAGGAGCTGTGGATGGCACTCGACCGGACCCGCTACATGCAGTCGACGAAGACGTTCGTGATGGTCGACCGGCCGTTCTGGCGCGACGTCGACCCGGCGACCGGCCGGGACGTCATGAGCATGACCCTCACCGACCGGCTCACCCGCAGCACCTACCTGTTCGACAACGGCGACGACCGGCCGGGCGTGATCTGCCTGTCGTACTCGTGGATGAGCGACTCGCTGAAGATGCTGCCCTACCCGGTGACCCATCGCGTCGAGCTGGCGCTGCGTGCCCTGCGGCAGATCTACCCGCAGGTCGACATCGCCTCGCACGTCATCGGTGACCCGATCACCGTCACCTGGGAGTCCGACCCGCACAGCCTCGGCGCGTTCAAGGGGGCCCTGCCCGGCCACTACCGCTACAACCGGCGGATGTACTGCCACTTCATGCAGGACGGCCTCCCGCCGGCAGAGCGCGGGATCTTCATGGCGGGCGACGACGTGTCGTGGACGCCGGCCTGGGCCGAGGGCGCGGTGCAGACCGCCCTCAACGCGGTCTGGGGGATCCTGCACCACCTCGGCGGGGCCTGCGCCCCGGACAACCCCGGACCGGGTGACCGGTTCGGCGAGCTCGCGCCGCTGGCGCTGCCGGACTGACCGCCGGTCAGCCGGCGAGGCCGACGACGACGCCCAGCCCTGCGAGCGCGCACCCGGCGAGGGTGACGGCGATCGACGCCCGGAGCCACAGGTCGGCCGGGGCGCTCGCGGTGGAGCCCGCGTCCACCGCGCCGTGCACCTGGGCGACGGCCTGGCGGCGCCGCAGCGCCCGCGCCGCGGCCAGGTAGCCGGCGGCGTCGCGGGTGGCGAGCCCGGCCCTGCGCCGCACGTCGACGTGCGCGTTCAGCTCCGCCGCGTCACCGGTCATGGCCGCTCCTCCCGCGTCCGGTCGGTGGCTCCAGGGTAGCCGAGGCAGCGGCCCCCGGACGACCTGATCACGCGACCCCCGGATCCGGTACGGTCCGCCGGTCGGACGAGTCGAGGGGGGTCGGTGGCAGGACGGCGACGGTGGCTCCCACCGGCTGCCTGGTGGAACCTGCCGCTGCCGGCGGTCGCGTCGTCGGCGGCGTGGATCACGCAGGTCTACTTCAGCGAGAACCTCTCCGGGGTCACCCAGGCGTCGCTGGTCACGATCGGCGTGCTCGCGTCGGCGCTGACCGTGCTGCTGCCCGCGCTGGAGATCCGGCGCGAGCGCGGCCGGATCGCCACCGCCGAGCGGATGGCCGCGGAGAAGCTCGCCGAGTACAAGGTGACCACCAACGACATGCTGATCCCGCTGTCGCTGGCCGTGACCGACGTGCTCACCGCGCCGACCGCGATCGCGCGCCGGGAGGCCCGCCAGTCGCTGCGCCAGATGACCGTCGGCTTCGCCGCCGAGTACGTCGGCCCGGAACGCAGCCGGTCGTGCTTCTACGGGCTGGAGGACGACCCGGAGACCGGCGGCCGGACGCTGCGGCTGCGTGCCTGGCACGGCCGCAACAAGCCGCCGCGGGCCCGCTTCGATCCGGCCGACCCGGCGGAGGCGCAGGTGTTCGCGCTGGTCGACAGCCTGGACTCGATGATCGTCACCGACGTCCAGGCGATCCACCTGCTGGGCTGGACCGACATCGCCGAGTACCGGACGTTCATCGCGGTCACCGTCGCCGCCGGGGAGCGTCCCCTCGGGCTGCTGACCCTGGACTCGCTGCACCCCGGCGACCTGAGCGACGAGGACCTGGACCTCGTGCGGCTGTTCGCGCAGCTGCTGGCGGCGGGCCTGTCGGTCCGCTGAGCTCCGCCGGCCGCCGCTCCGTGTCCGAAATCCGGACACCCCGCGGCCTTGACCCGGGGCGCACGATGTGACCGACGACACGAGGAGGTGCCTTCGCCGGTGACGGACATCGCGGACCGCCGGTTCCAGCTCGCCGCGGCGCGCGCGGACTTCCTCGAGGGAGGGCTCGACCCGGGGCGCGGTGCCGTCCCCGGCCACGTGGTCGCGTCCTGGCGGCGCAGCCTCTCGTGCGGCGTGCAGCCCTCGGCCGTGGAGAGCCCCTACTTCACCGGGCTGGACTTCGGGTCCCGGCTCGTCCGGTGCGCCGAGCCGGTGATGGACCAGCTCGTCGAGCAGCTGGGCGCCCTCCCGATGTGCGTGGCCCTGACCGACGGCGACGCGCGCATCCTGGTGCGCAAGGACGGCGCCCCGTCGTTCGCCCGCGTGGCCGACCGGCACTCGTTCGCGCAAGGATTCGGCTACGCCGAGCGGTCCGTGGGCACCAACGGCGTCGGCACGGTCCTGGAGTCGGGCCGGTCGGTCGAGATCTTCAGCGCCGAGCACTTCGTCGAGTCCCTGCAGCCGTTCGCGTGCACCGGGGCCCCGGTGCGGGACCCGTTCACCGGACGCATCGAGGGCGTGCTCGACATCAGCTGCTACGCCGAGCACTCGACGCCGATCCTGCACTCGCTGGTGCGGAGCGCCGCGGCACGGATCGAGCAGGACCTGGTCGCCGACCGGAACCAGGGCCAGCAGGCGCTGTTCGACCTGTACTCGCGGGTCGAGGCACGCGGCCGGGGCGCGGTCCTCGCCGTCGGCCCCCGGATCGTCATGGCGAACACCCGGGCCCAGACCGCGATCGACCAGTCCGACCAGGCCGCACTGCACGACCACGTGCGGTTCCTGATGGTCCACCACGCCCGGGTCGACGACCGGATCGACCTGCCCTCGGGCACCCGGGTCCGGCTCCGGGGCTCGACCGTCACCGCGGGCGACGAGGTCGCCGGGATGGTGTGCCTGCTGACGGTGCTCGACGAGCCCGGCACCACGACGGCGGAGGCCCCGCCGCGGGTGG
It contains:
- a CDS encoding helix-turn-helix domain-containing protein encodes the protein MTDIADRRFQLAAARADFLEGGLDPGRGAVPGHVVASWRRSLSCGVQPSAVESPYFTGLDFGSRLVRCAEPVMDQLVEQLGALPMCVALTDGDARILVRKDGAPSFARVADRHSFAQGFGYAERSVGTNGVGTVLESGRSVEIFSAEHFVESLQPFACTGAPVRDPFTGRIEGVLDISCYAEHSTPILHSLVRSAAARIEQDLVADRNQGQQALFDLYSRVEARGRGAVLAVGPRIVMANTRAQTAIDQSDQAALHDHVRFLMVHHARVDDRIDLPSGTRVRLRGSTVTAGDEVAGMVCLLTVLDEPGTTTAEAPPRVVDSGTPAWSAAAAAAGAAVDRGEPVLVLGEPGSGRSALLRERFRARHPRGTVVAVPAREVADDPHGVAARLATPPATPTLHVLQEIERVPGAAMGELVGALQPDGTRIGTLGATASGTAEFGPFHQALLGLFTTSVVVPPLRHRGTDLPALTAALLAELAPHREVHLSREAQRVVAGYRWPGNIRELRDALAAALRARPVGPIEAADLPAYCQSVPRSALRPVDQVERDAIVAALREANGNRKAAAAALGLARSTLYRKIRQYGISG
- a CDS encoding NAD(P)/FAD-dependent oxidoreductase, which translates into the protein MDAERPVTAFGPDFPFPFDEWVAHPAGLGRVPDDRLGTEVAIVGAGVAGLVAAYELMRLGLRPVVYESSQFGGRLRSQPFEGADGIVAELGGMRFPRSSTTFHHYVDLLGLRTEPFPNPLTPAAGSTVIDLHGETYYGRTLADLPQFFTEVADAWTSALAERASFGPLQRAIRERDAATVKRLWDALVPRWDDRTFYDFVSTSTAFSDLSFRHREAFGQVGFGTGGWDSDFPNSMLEILRVVLTGCDEDQLLVVGGVEQLPQGLWRRSPDGLAHWPAGTSLSSLHGGATRPGVARIQRVAPGTIRVTDVYGVARDYGCVLTTCQSWLLSTQIDTDESLFSQELWMALDRTRYMQSTKTFVMVDRPFWRDVDPATGRDVMSMTLTDRLTRSTYLFDNGDDRPGVICLSYSWMSDSLKMLPYPVTHRVELALRALRQIYPQVDIASHVIGDPITVTWESDPHSLGAFKGALPGHYRYNRRMYCHFMQDGLPPAERGIFMAGDDVSWTPAWAEGAVQTALNAVWGILHHLGGACAPDNPGPGDRFGELAPLALPD
- a CDS encoding GAF domain-containing protein; amino-acid sequence: MAGRRRWLPPAAWWNLPLPAVASSAAWITQVYFSENLSGVTQASLVTIGVLASALTVLLPALEIRRERGRIATAERMAAEKLAEYKVTTNDMLIPLSLAVTDVLTAPTAIARREARQSLRQMTVGFAAEYVGPERSRSCFYGLEDDPETGGRTLRLRAWHGRNKPPRARFDPADPAEAQVFALVDSLDSMIVTDVQAIHLLGWTDIAEYRTFIAVTVAAGERPLGLLTLDSLHPGDLSDEDLDLVRLFAQLLAAGLSVR
- a CDS encoding cysteine--tRNA ligase translates to MDSFDAGAGLVLAGRPLPLTSPARVYVCGITPYDVTHLGHAATFVWADVLTRVIRMAGTATEVTRNVTDVDDVLTRTAVERDVAYDEFGLRQEFWFDRTMADLQVRAPDHTPHARHHVRHVIALAGALLVTGDAYERDGTVYFRGARVPAAAGLDRDTALARSAEYGDEPDDPRRDDPFDVPLWKPSDGGQPAWPSPWGRGRPGWHAECAAMALASLGGVVDVLAGGADLEFPHHAYQSAMAAAATGAGLFARRGFRAGVVSVDGAKMAKSTGNLVLVQDLLGSAPGAAVRLLLLDRPWSQPWEYRPEDVATAGGRLEELYVAAGRKPGSSAAVDAVRDALLTDLDVPTALATALEEGGDAARLAIGTLALQ
- a CDS encoding SDR family oxidoreductase, which translates into the protein MKTFTDRTAAITGAGSGIGRALALRLAGEGCHLALADRDAAGLAETAALAGPQIRVTTSELDVADEKAVFGWADEVVADHGGVHLVVNNAGVALSGTAGSLSLDDYRWIMDINFWGVVYGTKAFLPHLEAAGEGHVVNLSSIFGVAAQPLMSGYNASKYAVRGFTESLRQDLELTGSAVSATCVHPGGIRTNIAKSARVHASVTAATGKATDAATAEFERMLNTTPDRAARTILDGVRRNQRRVLIGPDAWVIDSMVRLLPATYQRIVTGVVRSRRG